The Maniola hyperantus chromosome 25, iAphHyp1.2, whole genome shotgun sequence genome segment CAATGAGGAAGACGATGCAAAGAAAAAGAACTCAATTCCAAAGTTATGTTACGAGTAAatgcaaataaattaattcataTTGAATTCGATCTCTacacttaaaatttaaaaatgtgtcTTAATTCAGTTTCATattgagaattttttttttaaataatgttttttctttgtttagtGCGACGGAGCGAATTGTAATTCATTGGTAAATATAAAATCACTACTAAGCTAAggagccctaaaaattataaacattattttatactgATCTAAATTCTAAACTACAACTAAAGTATGTCTCTACTACCaatatgttatttatttcagtgCCATGAGAAGAAATGTGGGTCTCAGgtaaatatgaaaacctcgatgggagcttcgtattcgtgccttttggtgtggagaccttggggccgtggggcccgggagctcgagctctttttgaagaaattgcgaaaagagttatcgagtcaaccggggacccgagagcaggcagctaccttggtcaaagaattagtttggccatccaaaggggtaatgctgccagcatcttgggtacaatgcctcgctgcggtggtctcgatgaggttttagatttaatttaatttattttagttttaatttaatgttgtttttttttagatttaagtttattaatagtttatactttaaaaataaataattaaattaatctatGGAGAAAACTATTACTTGTTATACGTAAATAAGTACTGTagtcaatactaatattatacttaaatgcgaaagtgtctgtctctctgttaccttttcacggcccatccgctttgACGATTTTTGGTGCATCCCTGAGACGGATATAAACTacgtttcatcatcatgatcaccggctcactacagggcacgggtctcctctcagagtgagaagggttttggccatagtctaccacgcttgtcatgtgcggattggtagacttcacacacctttgagaacattatggcgaactctcaggcatgcaggtttcatcacgatgttttccttcaccgttaaagcaagtgatatttaattaattaaaattcacataactccgaaaagttagaggtgcgtgcccgggatcgaacccccgacttccgattagaaggtggacgtcctaaccactaggctatcacagcttctaaaTCTAAACTATGTTTATCccaaagatatttttatatcaaagagttcccacggggtttttaaaaaaccgacatGAACCGAAAAGAACAGACTGTCACAGTTTCGTATTTATTAGTAGTATTCAATCTATGAACAAACTctgttataaattttataatttaaaaaaaagtgatttatttgttttatgtatTTGTAGTGTACGGCAGCATTATGTCAATCAAAGGTAATTTCTTtgcaaaaactaaaaattaacacaataaacatttttaatccACTTTTTATCCTCTATTTTTTTTACTCTTCAGTGCTTTGGTGAAGATTGTCAATCTGATGTTAGTatgaaaaaatctattaaaatgaaataaataaatattaggtgCACTTATTTCACCATATTTTCACGGACGGAAAAATACCAGtgtaaaaaataagaaatactGCAGTTTTAAAACTATCAACGTTAAAAAAATACGTTTCCTATATTTTCAGAATTTCATGTCTAAACTACTTCTAAagctttatttaattaagtaaaaaaaacagcTTTTTAAAAGGGGATGGGTATttaatatttgtatttagtttattttgattttaaaagcAGCCATAAGTTTCTGGCTGGTCCTTCTTGGAAGTCCGGTCCAGTGATAGATTTATTTGAATTTCGTAATAATttgtaacagtttttttttatttctactcCTTTTAGAAAGTTCctgttttacttttatttttataaaattacactaATTCTATACTTTTTCATCAACtatacttttaataaataagctttgtaaaaatattattttcagtgtTCTGGTGGAATTTGTGGGGCAGCggtatgttttttaaatactgatttttactaaaatattgataaatagcttatgctcgcgacttcgtccgcgtggactacacaaatttcaaacccctatttcatcctcttaggggtggaatttttaaaaatcctttcttagctgatgcctacatcataatagctatctgcatgccgaagttcagcccgatccgtccagtagtttgagctgtgagttgatagatcagtcagtcagtcagtcagtcactcagtcagtcaccttttccttttatatatttagattatcattGAATAACATACAATCACTAATTAAAgctacaaaataataatgattaatattattagtttacTTTATTGATATTCGAagcatgtacaatgtacatcttGTAGGTACATACGTTAAGCCTCTGTTACGGCGATTAAGCATTgtacttccgtcatccgagttctatccgccATGCGTGAGAATActagcgattatctacgacatattatgtcataaagCTTCCATATGAAACAaaaaagaacgtattttcacggactcagatcggatgagtaTCGTAACCGCCGTAAAATACTCGTTAATAACTGTAAACTAATCAAAACGAAGCGACACTAATCATTCCATCTCATTCACACAATATACTCAAGAATAGTGTGTAAGTGAGAGAAAGAACGCCGCCATTTTAGAATCTGTTTATTGACACGAGTTATATTATATCTAagctttcttctttcttttccaGTGCAATGGAAAACATTGCAATTCTAGTGTAAGTAAACTATAGGTACCATTGCTGGGTTCCGTATTTTCCGTTTGAAGGAAAGTAAAAGTAAATACGTCTCCTATTATTTTAGTGCATCGGCGGAACATGCTCTTCTGACGTAAGTATTATTACACCACAAATTCTTATTAAGACCGTTAACAGGTTCTCACGCTTGGCATGTTTAGGTATTTACCCGaggttttttgtttgtttacgtGAATGGACGTACCGAGTGCAGTGTAGTTTAACAAAACCGTTTTGATACTAAAGTTATCTTGAaatgcattatttattttaatatttttgagagTGTGGTGTTAGTTATtagagttttaattttttttaatactaatctatatatatataaaaggaaaaggtgactgactgactgactgactgactgaatgactgactgactgactgactgatctatcaacgcacagctcaaactactggacggatcgggctgaaatttggcatgcagatagctattatgacgtaggcatccgctaagaaaggatttttgaaaattcaactcctaagggggtgaaatagggttttgaaattttgtagtccacgcggacgaagtcgcgagcataagctagtatattataaacattataGATTAAGTACGagtacataaaaattataattgtaaCCAATACCTAATACCATTTTCTACATACTTGTGTAAGAATAAGAGAGTCAagaaataatacaaaattatgAACGCAAAAATGCCTGTCTgcctgtttgttaccttttccaCTACCAACCGCTTACCCGCGggctgattacgtaaaacgttgcagtagcgacagcaacgagACAGCAGTaccaatgcgacagttcatagaTTGTCCGATATAGGGTGAACTAGAGCtcgattgctgtctctcttcttcttattattttgatttgtggctatctctctgtagccgctgttacctgtgacgtttgacagcaatgctCGCGAgatacgcctgtcgcaagcctgtcgcgagattcgTAATCactaatcaccccgccgatcaTCATTGTACATTCCTATAATTATTGTGCATTGACCCCGCAGCACCTATctccggaacgttcgttgacctctaacgtcagtcagatgttttatttgcagtacattgcgaactttcaaaaatacaggattttttaattttttcgcgtttttgtggtagcttatcagtaatcatcattcATCAGTACTAGCACTgttcttcgtttttgctaacgttctaATAACACTCTGTACAGATTTTTTGTTCTTACAGGCTATAGGAGTGGACGCAATATCACATGTAAATATTCTTTCAGTGATTAATTAACCATTATCCATCGTTGATCTTAGTGGATAGCTTAATCAGCTGCGGATCGTAAGGTTCGAACCCCAGGCCGAGCCAAAAAAATGGGTATTTCTGTCGAGAAATTCCTAGGCAATGATGATTGGCGAAGTTGGCAAAGCCATTGATCCTGCGTCTGATCTCTCTCTGGTTATACCGGATAGTCGCCCCGTTGAACTATGGGAAATGGAATAGAGTTCCGGTGTTTACAGAGCGAAATAAAATTATCTGAAATCATTTTTAATCAACTTCCAAAAAGAAGAAGATTCACAATtctcaaaataaatttaatttctatattttttatagtgcAATGGTGAAATTTGTGATTCAAATGTAAgagatttatttttacctaAAGTTATGTTTTTTATAGTGTAACGGTGGAACGTGTAATTCACATGTAAGAGACATAATTATAATCCTAGTTATTATGTTAAACCAAAGTCATTAATGTACGTATTTTTAttacaagcttttatttaacttgccTTGTTATCTTGTTAGTAATATGTTGTCAAATCTTGCAAACGAATTTTAGACCAGTGAAGTTTCCCAAACGATTGGAACACATAATTAATAAATCTACCATACCTACATACCATAGAGACAGTCTCATATTAGAGCGGGAAAATAGCTATAGGAACTCCTCAACTTCTCAACATAGCTCTATCACGTTTGGGCTCCTTGGATTTGGCACCTACCACAGAGATGGTCTCATGATAGAGCGGGGTTATGGTTATAAGAACTCCTCAACTTCTCAACATAGCTCCATCACGTTTGGGCTCGTTGGATTTGGCTTGACATGTACTATAGGCCTAGATGATATCCAGCGTCTCATGATGGAGCCGGAGAATCGTTTGAATACATGACTGAAATAAAAACTTgttttcaaaaagtttttttatgcaatattttgatataaatattatttttatttctctaTTTCAGACAAAAGGAAATAACACAGTAGCTACGGTAAAGAGCTAAAGTCTCTGGTAACACTTTTtcagttaacgttaactgtcCAGAGAACAAAGTGCTCTAAGATTAGTCTGTAAATCATTGAGcctttgtaattttaaaaactacGCATTGTTACAGAAATATTTCACAGatatattaatttacaaaatgtGTCAACAAAATTGAgtcatttgttttattttcaaactagcttatgctttagAACTCGCAAACCCCCAAtgggggttcgaaatttatgtagtccgcgtagactacataaatttcaaacccccatttaacccactaaggggtagaatttagaaaaaacctttcttagtttTATTTACCCTGCTCATTTAGTTCACACGTTAGTGTTTCTCTCAAATTATGATTGTGAAAGGTAACAATTACTTACACAGTCGTACtaacaaaaatacttttttcagtGCATAGGCGATGTCTGTCAAGTCAAGGTACGAACTAAtttataactaactagcttatgctcgcgacttcgtccgcgtggactacaaaatttcaaaaccctatttcacccccttaggagttgaattttcaaaaatcctttcttagcggatgcctacgtcataatagctatctgcatgccaaatttcagcccgatccgtccagtagtttgagctgtgcgttgatagatcagtcagtcagtcagtcagtcattcagtcagtcagtcaccttttccttttatataatatatagactaacttcgtaccgcctaacagtcgattcaatttttctaaatgtttctctccgtaagaaccatcctcgtacttatttacgaatattataaaaaaagaattagcgaaatcggtttagctgttctcgagatttgcgatcagcaacacattcagcgattcatttttatatatagagactagctgaagcccgcgacttcgtccgcgtggaattaggttttgaaaatcccgtgggaactctttgattttctggtataaaaagtagcctatgccacttatagacacagatattagttcctagaaTGTATCAGcgaaatttcattgagtttgattggttagtattctaatctatatatataaaagaaaaaggtgactgactgactgactgactgactgaatgactgactgactgactgactgatctatcaacgcacagctcaaactactggacggatcgggctgaaatttggcatgcagatagctattatgacgtaggcatccgctaagaaaggatttttgaaaattcaactcctaagggggtgaaatagggttttgaaattttgtagtccacgcggacgaagtcgcgagcataagctagtgagagCTAATCTACCTTTGTTTgcagtattttttaaactttttttgtatgttttagtGTTCCGGGAAGAATTGCACCGCAACGGTAAGCAtcgattgtttatttttaattttatgtctcAATCTTGTGAAAATCCACTATTGGACGCAGGCCTTCCCAAACGAGTGCCAATAGTTCAATAGTTACACCAGTTGGTCGATTTCGTACAAcccgcatcaatcattattacaatctcaattgttgtgattggctgaatttgtgcgattcttgttgcaacaatttgCATTGTATAAACGTGGAGGGGGATAGCTGCGCATGCGaatcattattttttttaattaattaatagtatttaaatattaataaactaaCGTAAtgattcattttatttatttaattaattaatagtattTAGCcattaggtaattaattaaacaacaaatttcattaaaaacaactaaaaattaattaaacaacaaaaattaaatgaaatttttgtgatttttttgggagtaattaataagtatcactttaggatcaaattaagacactttttaaaaaaaggtaaataTGTACCCTATTCAATATTTGCAGTGTGATGGAGAAGTTTGCATAGCTAAGGTACAATTTTGGTTTATTTTTGTTCCGTAAATCCACGCTTTTcgtctgtaggtaggtatatataaaattcaaagtcctgactgactaacttatatatcaaagcacagcctaacccgctggtcctagagacatgaaattttgagagtgttttctttgtaaagagtaggtatccactaagaaaggatttttcaaaattccaaccctaagtgggttaaatgggggtttgaaatttatggcCACGCGGATAAAAtcacgagcataaactagtctaaatatatcaaaggaaaaggcgactgattGACTGAATCTATCAACTATTTggagctcaaactaccggacatatctggctgaaatttggcatgcaaatagctattgtgAGGAACACATTCGcttagaaaagattttttaaaattcaacctctaagaggGTAAAGTTTACTTTATACTCTATATACTcttagaggtttgaaatttgtgtagttcatgcggacgaagtcgcgggcataagctagtaatttacataatattagaggctttgaaacttgtgtaaatTCAAGActaaaattagtttaatttttacctataaatatattttacagtgTGACGGCGAAAACTGCACGGCTAAGGTACAATTTTGGCTTATTTTTGTTCGggaaaacaatatttatatttaaatctcaTAGACCAtactatattaaaataaaggaTCAGCCTGGATGTCCAGTacggaaatgcagccaatatTCCTGGCACCATTCCGCGCGGgcatttgtacagtaattagacaTGTTTTAACTGTAACTAAggctaaattaatttaaatattagagGCTTTGTTTGGAagcatatatttttaaatagatattttaaacttgtgtaaagccAAGActaaaattagtttaatttttacctataaatattttcagtgTGATGGCGAAGACTGTGCGGCTAAGGTACACTTTTGGCTTATTTTTGTTCggaaaaacaatatttatatttttaaatgcctacgtcatccgctaagaaaggatttttgaaaatacaacccctaaagaggtgaaataggggtttgaaatatgtgtagtccacgcggacgaagtcgcgagcataagctagtaaataataataattaatgtatttCAGTGTTCGGGGGCTCATTGTAAAGCAAGTGTAAGAAAATGTTTAGTTTTCACTACGAGAATTAACTTGATACGAGTATGTTTTGTTGTTGATGATGTATGATGCAGAATGCTTGGAGTtattctacgtgatcaaatcagaaatgaggagatcagtAGAACTAGAGAAGAGTAGAgttagacgacctccctggcgcagtggtaagcgctgttgtcttattagtgggaggtcccaggttcgattcctggcagggatttggaattttataatttctaaatttctgatctggtctggtgggaggcttcggccgtggctagttaccaccctactggcaaagtcgtgccgccaagcgatttagcgttccggtacgatgccgtgtagaaaccaaaggggcatgggtttattaaaaactgccataacccttccaggttagcccgcttccatcttagactgcatcgtcactttccaccaggtgagattgcagtcaagggctaatacttgtatctgaataaaaaaaggtctatatctatacccatgcaaaaaatcatgtcaatccattgtaccgttgcgacgtgattgaaggacaaaccaacaaaccaacaaacaaacacactttcgcatttataatgagggtaatgatataataagggtactgattacgtaacagagagaacgCTATACCAACTttatttccgcggatagggtatagtttGAAAATAATTCAATGCTTTATTTTTACAGTGCACTGGCCACAACTGTAAATACGAGAATAATGGCAAGGTTCAAAACGCGACTAGAACCCTAGTTCTCCCACTACTGAACTTAGCATTTGAGGCAGAGCTAATCGATTCTGACTAAATAAACCAATGGATTGTGTTGTACCttatattgttttttatttcatcaacccatcgccagctcactactgagaacggcgggctgattacgtaaaacattgcagtagcgacagcaacgcgacagcagtagcaatgcgacagatcatttgctgtctctcttcttcttcttcttattttgcttgtgactattgctgtctctctctaaccggacgtttgacagcaatgatcgcgagatacgtaatcaacCCGAGGGTCTCCTCCCAGCGTAAagagggtttggccatagcccaTATGTTCAAGACATTCGCCTGCAATAATAGTGCGAGCAATAGCGCAAGAACTTTATTGGCTATTTTTCTATAACAGGACACTTCTCTTCGTATTAATGTTGGTTTGGTGTGACGTGTCCCGGAATTATCtccagttttaattaattaaataagtgttTTAAGTTCAGTTCCTGTATTTTTACTGACCTCTAACAACCATTAAATAaaccatagttcaccacgccgcgccgcgctgACCAATTGCGGATTTTCAGAAGTTTTCGttcacggttaaagcaagtgatcttttattgttttttgtttaaCTACTAGCTTTTTCCCTCGATTTCGTTCGCGTAATTTATAGCCGAATTTCAGAATCAGATCATTAGTTCATGTACTAAACatgttgagcctcaatagctcaaccggtataggagtggactgaaaaccgaaaggtcgacggttcaaaccccgcccgttgcactattgtcgtacctaaatcctagcacaagcctgacgcttaattggagaggaaaggggaatattagtaacaTTTAACATGgcaatattctttatttaaaaaaaaatgtatataacaATAACAACTTCAGAATTACACCGAATTTAAAATCATAGTATATTTAAGTCGTGAGTAAATTCAATAGTAACATATCAAAAACACATAACAGAGCGTTAACATATTTAATGATTTATGACGTCGCCACTTTTCTTCGAGTTATGACAGTTTATGGCCCCGATAGTGGGTTGATCACACGTCTTATACTTTGTGGAAAGTCTCTTAAAAAACTTTTGGTAggtatttgttattattatttagatacaagttagcccttgactgcaatctcacctggtagtaagtgaagatgcagtctaagacggaagcgagctgaccagtagggcgattggctaaaacctgcatcgatcattattacaatctcaattgttctgattggcagaatttgtgcgattcttgatgcaacaatgcattgtggccaatagtgagcgagcattaactaatctcagagatgattgcgatcgtgacattgtagctgtcaaacaaccgcggtagggcccctggaaagggtatggcagttttttagggttccgtacctcaaaaggaaaaacggaacccttataggatcactttgttgtctgtctgtctgtctgtctgtcaagaaacctacagggtacttcccgttgagctagaatcatgaaatttggcaggtaggtagatcttatagctgacattcggggaaaaatgaaaaccgtgaatttgtggttacatcacacaaaaaaaaaatgtggtcatgaactaataattagtattttcaattttctaagtacgataactatatcaaatgcggtatcatatgaaaggtcttcacttgtgcattctaaaacagatttttatttatttttatgcatcatagtttttgaattatcgaacaaaatgtcgaaaaaatatgactatagtacggaaccctcgttgcgcgagcctggccggttttttattattcaatgcAAGTTAgcttttgactgcaatctcacctggtaagtgaagatgcagtctaagacggaagCGAGCTGACCTGGAAAGGgtaaggcagtttttattaaacccatgcccctttatGCAACTTATTTCGAAGTTACGGATCCAATTTGCTGATTCCCTTACCTACATTATTCTATCGACTAGAGGAGGTGAGTATAAGATTATTTCAGAAATATCTGAATTCAGCTTCCTTTCAATCTAACCCTAATTTTATGCTTAAAGTAATGAAggtaaaaaaatcatcatcatcatgaccaacttATCACAAGCACGGGTctatctcagaatgagaagggttcaccacgctggccaagtaagGATTGGCAGAACATTATGTAAAACATTCAGAATTGCAAGTTTCCTTTCCTTTACCGTtgtagcaagtgatattttaattgctaaaaatgcgcataactccgaaaagttagtgttGCATGcttgggatcgaaccaccgTTTTCCCGAAAAGGAGGCACTAGACTATATCACCGCTTTTGACGATTATTTTGATCATAATAATAcagttttcattattttatccaAAGATTACTACCACAATTTACACTTGCTCTGCAAcgtgaagcctcaatagctcaaccggtaaaggagtggactgaaaaccgaaaggtcgacggttcaaaccccgcccgttgcactattgtcgtacctactcctagcacaagcctgacgcttagttggagaggaaaggggaatattagtcatttaacatggctaatattctttaaaaaaaaaaaaattacctgggCTTTatgtttcaaaatatttttttaagaaccatgttaaatgactaatattcccctttcctctttaactaagcgtcaagcttgtgctaggaataggtacgacaatagtgcaacgggcggagtttgaa includes the following:
- the LOC138404106 gene encoding multiple epidermal growth factor-like domains protein 10, which codes for MCDGANCNSLCHEKKCGSQCTAALCQSKCFGEDCQSDCSGGICGAACNGKHCNSSCIGGTCSSDAIGVDAISHCNGGTCNSHTKGNNTVATCIGDVCQVKCSGKNCTATVSIDCLFLILCLNLVKIHYWTQAFPNECQ